A portion of the Deltaproteobacteria bacterium genome contains these proteins:
- a CDS encoding FAD-dependent oxidoreductase, producing the protein MNHLQNLFSSIMIKTLELPNRAVMPPMGTNLGNADGTVSEANLAYLKRRARGRPGLIITEISAVHPSGVAINSELGAYDDRFIPGLKKLADVAHAAGCKVALQLHHAGRESLYLLKEGKAIAPSPIRSLVFGLTPREITRGEIQEIIAAFGAAAFRARQAGFDAVEVHGAHGYLLTQFLSSLCNQREDEYGGNLSNRSRFMVEVLQEVRRRWGSDFPISLRISTEECIKGGYSVEDMQAILPNLVKAGADLIHASLGTHGSPGGITSAPAEYEPGFNVWRAKKVKEVVDVPVIAVGRFSDLTLADEVIGRGEADLIAFGRQFLADPDFLVKTREGRPQEIRKCIACNQGCIERLILGEGKIRCAINPETGQETIYPQGPAAVPRKVWVVGAGPAGLTAAYEAARLGHQVTLFEKERNLGGQLLFACVPPFKSIYGEWIFWLASQVKKIGATILTGTQVTDRMIEEGNPDVVILAMGGEKIIPAIEGIDLLLVGDAWQILSGEVAPKSHAVVVGGGLIGMETADFLSQKGTQVTLVETLKRSPVLKITSHGYMLHTRLRDKNCKLLFNTVVKRIAEGSVTILSGGEEQTLSPVDQVIIAVGLKPRDDWQQILPARGIRHWVIGDACQPRRIIEATEEGAKAAWSL; encoded by the coding sequence ATGAATCATTTACAAAACTTATTTTCATCCATCATGATTAAGACCCTGGAGCTCCCGAATCGAGCTGTGATGCCACCCATGGGAACCAACCTGGGCAATGCCGATGGTACGGTCAGCGAGGCTAACCTGGCCTATTTAAAACGGAGGGCCAGGGGAAGGCCAGGACTGATTATCACCGAAATCTCGGCCGTCCACCCCAGCGGCGTGGCCATCAATAGCGAACTGGGCGCGTATGACGACCGCTTCATCCCGGGTTTGAAAAAACTTGCGGACGTAGCGCATGCGGCAGGCTGTAAAGTCGCTTTGCAATTACACCATGCCGGAAGAGAAAGTCTTTATCTTCTCAAAGAAGGAAAAGCTATTGCTCCGTCTCCGATCCGAAGCCTGGTCTTCGGCCTCACCCCGCGGGAAATTACCCGGGGCGAAATCCAAGAGATTATCGCCGCCTTTGGCGCCGCCGCATTCCGGGCCCGGCAGGCCGGATTTGATGCCGTGGAGGTGCATGGCGCGCACGGGTATCTGCTAACTCAGTTCCTATCATCCCTTTGCAACCAGCGCGAGGACGAATATGGCGGCAATCTGAGCAACCGCAGTCGGTTTATGGTAGAAGTTTTGCAGGAAGTGCGCAGGCGCTGGGGCAGTGATTTTCCCATATCCTTGCGTATATCTACAGAGGAATGCATCAAAGGGGGATACAGCGTTGAGGATATGCAGGCGATCCTGCCGAATTTGGTGAAAGCCGGAGCCGACCTGATTCATGCTTCTCTTGGAACGCACGGCAGCCCGGGTGGAATTACCAGTGCGCCGGCAGAATATGAACCCGGTTTTAATGTCTGGCGGGCAAAGAAGGTAAAGGAGGTTGTGGATGTACCGGTGATTGCCGTGGGGCGTTTCTCGGATTTAACCCTGGCCGATGAGGTGATCGGTCGCGGAGAGGCCGACCTCATTGCCTTTGGAAGGCAATTCTTGGCTGACCCTGATTTTTTAGTCAAAACGCGAGAAGGTCGGCCCCAAGAAATCCGCAAATGTATTGCCTGCAATCAGGGCTGCATAGAACGGTTGATTCTGGGAGAGGGAAAGATTCGCTGCGCCATCAATCCCGAAACCGGTCAGGAAACCATTTACCCGCAAGGCCCGGCTGCAGTGCCCCGAAAAGTTTGGGTCGTGGGAGCAGGCCCCGCCGGATTGACTGCCGCTTATGAGGCGGCCAGGCTCGGGCACCAGGTCACCCTTTTTGAAAAAGAAAGGAATCTGGGCGGCCAGTTGCTTTTTGCCTGCGTCCCACCTTTTAAAAGTATCTACGGAGAATGGATCTTCTGGCTTGCTTCCCAAGTTAAAAAGATCGGTGCCACCATTCTCACGGGAACTCAGGTTACCGACCGAATGATTGAAGAGGGCAATCCGGATGTCGTTATTTTAGCCATGGGAGGAGAAAAAATCATACCTGCGATTGAAGGGATTGACCTCCTCCTGGTAGGCGATGCCTGGCAAATTCTCTCGGGAGAGGTCGCGCCCAAATCACACGCCGTCGTGGTCGGAGGGGGACTGATCGGCATGGAGACAGCGGACTTTTTAAGCCAAAAGGGTACCCAGGTAACCCTGGTGGAGACTTTGAAACGCTCGCCCGTCCTTAAGATCACCTCCCACGGCTACATGCTGCACACCCGTCTGCGGGATAAAAATTGTAAACTTCTTTTTAACACGGTTGTGAAAAGGATCGCCGAGGGCTCCGTGACCATCCTGAGCGGCGGAGAAGAACAAACTCTGTCTCCGGTGGACCAGGTGATCATAGCCGTTGGCTTGAAACCTCGTGATGATTGGCAGCAGATCTTGCCGGCCAGAGGAATTCGCCACTGGGTAATCGGTGACGCCTGCCAACCCAGGCGGATCATAGAGGCAACGGAAGAAGGAGCCAAGGCAGCCTGGAGTCTTTGA